From a region of the Nitrospira sp. genome:
- a CDS encoding ATPase, translating to MLPSHLPRDMKDRSVHPLKHDQYKAKGKLREPSVCPECKAVYHKGRWTWDPVPSDSHEVMCPACARIGDGVPSGVLLLTGEFVAKHRDEVLGLARNEEARIKAEHPLARIIKIEDQAEAPGGMVITTTDPHLARRIGEALHHAHHGIFTCRYEEKEDLLRANWES from the coding sequence ATGTTGCCGTCACATCTCCCTCGAGATATGAAAGATCGGTCGGTTCACCCTTTGAAGCATGACCAGTACAAGGCGAAGGGCAAACTCCGGGAGCCGTCGGTCTGCCCTGAATGCAAAGCGGTGTATCACAAAGGCCGGTGGACCTGGGATCCTGTCCCCTCGGACAGTCACGAGGTGATGTGTCCTGCGTGTGCACGGATAGGGGATGGCGTGCCGAGCGGGGTGCTCCTGCTCACCGGCGAGTTTGTCGCCAAGCATCGAGACGAAGTGCTTGGGCTTGCCCGCAATGAAGAGGCCCGCATCAAAGCCGAACATCCACTGGCGCGAATTATCAAGATCGAGGACCAGGCCGAAGCCCCGGGTGGGATGGTCATCACCACGACCGACCCCCATCTCGCACGGCGCATCGGCGAGGCTCTGCATCACGCGCATCATGGCATATTCACCTGTCGGTATGAAGAGAAGGAAGATCTGCTTCGGGCGAACTGGGAGAGCTAA
- a CDS encoding CBS domain-containing protein yields MRKEEHKMTRWELPGVPAGGLRKVGQIRGTNTLILHAGQNGMLVALELLSTHTPGAPVVDDQNEFIGFISEFDVLRALEAGKDLSKLTAEDIMVHDRIAVTAQTTIEEAVKTMEEKRLLNLPVMKDGRVAYSVTRHDLLRAWVGLGTSGED; encoded by the coding sequence ATGCGGAAGGAAGAGCACAAGATGACAAGGTGGGAACTACCAGGAGTGCCGGCCGGAGGATTACGCAAGGTTGGGCAGATAAGGGGGACGAATACTCTGATCTTACACGCCGGCCAAAATGGGATGCTCGTGGCTCTGGAATTACTGTCCACTCATACTCCCGGCGCGCCGGTGGTCGATGATCAAAACGAGTTCATTGGATTCATCAGCGAATTCGATGTCCTCCGGGCGTTGGAGGCCGGCAAGGATCTTTCGAAGCTGACCGCAGAAGACATCATGGTTCACGATCGAATCGCCGTCACGGCCCAGACCACGATCGAAGAAGCGGTGAAAACGATGGAGGAGAAGCGCTTGCTGAATCTTCCTGTGATGAAGGATGGGAGGGTTGCGTATTCTGTGACACGACACGATCTTTTGCGAGCGTGGGTTGGCCTCGGCACGTCAGGAGAAGATTAA
- the glgP gene encoding alpha-glucan family phosphorylase — protein MDRMLLVAYFSMEIALESSIPTYSGGLGVLAGDTLRAAADLGIPMVGVTLLHRRGYFYQRVDSLGRQSEEPVSWSVDDFLEPMEPHVTVTLEDRPVQIRTWRYQFKGVAGHIVPVYLLDSNLKENAPEDRTLTDHLYGGDDSYRLRQEAVLGLGGIRMLRALGYQVITRFHLNEGHAALLILALLEEQLAQRGESIAPSPEAIETVAARCVFTTHTPVPAGHDQFSLDLVRHVVGERRVGWLKACGQDQNVNLTDVALRCSRFINGVAMKHGEVSRTLFPGYPIRSITNGVHAVTWAAPSFQALYDRLLPDWRRDQLSLRYAVSIPEAEIWEAHMDAKRALVDAVNRGTNAGFDHDVLTLGFARRATGYKRWTLMFRDLDRLRRVVAQVGRLQIVFAGKAHPRDHDGKEVIRQIHTMREALKGVIPVAYLANYDMALARQVCAGVDVWLNTPIPPLEASGTSGMKAAINGVPSLSVLDGWWIEGHVEDVTGWSIGEGVDACLIPASGMDACHADALYDKLAKKVAPCFYEDRSRFVGIMRHTIALNGGFFNTHRMMSQYVYNAYRLPDEPVEPLQPDRSHMRDEAG, from the coding sequence ATGGACAGGATGCTTCTGGTGGCCTATTTCTCGATGGAGATTGCCCTCGAGTCTTCGATTCCTACTTATTCAGGAGGACTTGGGGTCCTAGCCGGGGATACGCTCCGGGCGGCAGCTGATCTCGGCATTCCCATGGTGGGTGTCACGTTATTGCATCGACGCGGCTACTTCTATCAACGGGTGGACTCCCTCGGTCGCCAATCCGAGGAGCCGGTCTCATGGTCCGTGGATGATTTTCTCGAACCAATGGAGCCTCACGTGACAGTTACCCTCGAGGACCGGCCCGTACAAATCCGCACCTGGCGGTATCAGTTCAAGGGGGTTGCGGGACATATCGTACCCGTATATCTCCTCGACAGCAATCTGAAGGAGAACGCCCCCGAGGACCGAACCTTGACGGATCACCTGTACGGGGGGGATGACTCGTACCGCCTTCGACAGGAAGCGGTTTTGGGTCTCGGCGGCATCCGAATGCTGCGGGCTCTGGGGTACCAGGTGATTACACGGTTCCATCTGAACGAAGGGCACGCGGCCCTCTTGATCCTCGCGTTGCTGGAGGAGCAGCTCGCGCAGCGCGGAGAAAGTATCGCCCCGTCGCCTGAAGCGATTGAAACCGTCGCCGCCCGCTGTGTTTTCACTACCCACACGCCGGTGCCGGCCGGGCATGACCAGTTTTCACTCGATTTGGTCCGACACGTCGTCGGCGAGCGCCGGGTTGGTTGGCTCAAGGCCTGTGGGCAGGACCAGAATGTCAACCTGACCGATGTGGCACTGCGCTGTTCCCGGTTCATCAACGGCGTGGCCATGAAACATGGGGAGGTATCGCGGACTCTGTTCCCCGGATATCCGATCCGCTCTATCACGAACGGCGTGCATGCGGTGACCTGGGCCGCGCCGTCGTTTCAAGCGCTCTACGACCGGCTTCTTCCGGACTGGCGCCGCGATCAGTTGTCGCTGCGCTACGCAGTGAGTATTCCCGAGGCGGAAATCTGGGAGGCGCATATGGACGCCAAGCGCGCCTTGGTGGATGCCGTTAACCGTGGGACTAACGCAGGCTTCGATCACGATGTGCTAACCCTCGGCTTTGCCCGGCGAGCGACCGGCTACAAGCGCTGGACGTTGATGTTTCGCGATCTGGACCGGCTGAGGCGGGTCGTCGCGCAGGTGGGCCGCCTGCAGATTGTATTCGCCGGGAAGGCCCATCCGAGAGACCATGACGGCAAAGAAGTGATTCGGCAGATCCACACTATGCGCGAAGCTCTCAAGGGCGTGATCCCTGTCGCATACCTGGCCAACTACGACATGGCTTTGGCCAGGCAGGTCTGCGCCGGGGTGGACGTGTGGCTGAACACGCCAATCCCACCGCTGGAAGCCTCTGGGACGAGCGGCATGAAGGCGGCGATCAATGGCGTACCCAGCCTCAGCGTGCTCGACGGCTGGTGGATCGAGGGACATGTTGAAGATGTCACGGGCTGGTCGATCGGCGAGGGCGTCGACGCCTGCCTGATCCCAGCCTCGGGGATGGATGCCTGCCATGCCGACGCGCTCTATGACAAGCTGGCGAAAAAGGTGGCACCCTGCTTCTATGAGGATCGTTCGCGATTCGTGGGCATCATGCGGCACACGATCGCACTGAACGGCGGCTTCTTCAACACGCATCGGATGATGAGCCAATATGTCTACAATGCGTACCGTCTTCCGGATGAGCCTGTGGAGCCCTTGCAGCCTGACCGGTCGCACATGAGGGACGAAGCAGGATGA
- a CDS encoding PH domain-containing protein, with translation MTALLTEKRKAELPVVWAAFPSWAQFSWLYLLSALSALRGTLFHRFGVSGWDMWVVGAGSLLACAAILRHWPHYELTRDQIMMRNGYTRHEIQSILLTEVGNIEVRQDVMDDFFGIGTVLVQARSSDRVLSLRGVSDPEQVRIRIEAEAWKHHQAATNSQPVSA, from the coding sequence ATGACGGCATTGCTCACAGAAAAGCGGAAGGCAGAACTTCCAGTGGTCTGGGCGGCCTTTCCCTCATGGGCACAGTTCAGTTGGCTCTACCTCTTGAGCGCCCTATCCGCTTTACGTGGCACGCTGTTTCATAGATTCGGCGTGAGCGGGTGGGATATGTGGGTAGTAGGAGCAGGGAGCCTGCTTGCCTGCGCCGCTATCCTGCGGCACTGGCCACACTACGAACTCACGAGGGATCAAATCATGATGCGCAACGGCTATACGAGACACGAGATTCAATCTATTCTCTTAACCGAGGTGGGAAACATAGAGGTACGACAAGACGTGATGGATGATTTCTTTGGGATCGGCACGGTGCTCGTTCAAGCTCGAAGCAGCGACCGAGTGCTGTCTCTGCGAGGCGTGAGCGATCCAGAACAGGTCAGGATCCGCATCGAAGCCGAAGCTTGGAAGCATCATCAAGCTGCAACGAATTCACAGCCAGTGAGTGCGTGA
- the clpB gene encoding ATP-dependent chaperone ClpB, producing MDMNRMTLKLQEALQAASAHATRRSHQGMDIEHLLLALMEQETGLTGPLLEQAGVSPAAVLKAAEATLNKLPQVQGSGSAPEQIYVTQRLSHVLTQAEQEMRGLHDEYVSVEHVLLAMVGEGGIFRQLGLTRDRLLSALQQIRGNQRVTSQDPESTYQALEKYGRDLTRLAGQGKLDPVVGRDEEIRRVIQILSRRTKNNPVLIGEPGVGKTAIVEGLAQRIVKGDVPEGLKHKRLIVLDMGALIAGAKYRGEFEERLKAVLKEVLSGHGQILMFIDELHTVVGAGAAEGAMDAANILKPMLARGELHMIGATTLDEYRKHIEKDAALERRFQPVLIGEPTVEDTISILRGLKERYEIHHGVRIKDAALIAATRLSHRYITDRFLPDKAIDLMDEAAARLRTEIDSLPAELDEISRKVLQLEIEREALRKETDPASRARLEALEEELAEKVRDRDVLKTHWETEKVSVGRLHKLRQQIEGMKQEMERAERAYDLNRVAELRYGELPKLERQLTAEEQHLAKKQNGHRLLKEEVDEEDIAEVVSRWTGIPVARLVLGEMEKLLHLQDLLHKRVVGQEEAVRAVADAVIRARSGIKDPSRPIGSFLFLGPTGVGKTELGRALAATLFDDEANLIRIDMSEYMEKHTVARLIGAPPGYVGYEEGGQLTEAVRRRPFSVVLFDEIEKAHHDVFNMLLQVMDDGRLTDSHGRTVDFKNTVLIMTSNIGSQDILEAQQRQVPYEEMKKVAMSDLRRLFRPEFLNRVDETVVFHPLSTAQLVAIVDIQLARLEKRLAERRIALELTAQAKADLAQRGYDPVYGARPLKRLIQQDLETPIGYALVKGELRDGDMAHVDFKDGKIVLIPTVRPQVA from the coding sequence ATGGACATGAACCGCATGACACTGAAGCTTCAGGAGGCACTGCAGGCAGCCTCAGCCCACGCGACGCGCCGAAGCCATCAAGGCATGGACATCGAGCACCTGCTGCTCGCGCTGATGGAGCAAGAGACGGGTCTGACGGGTCCGCTGCTAGAACAGGCGGGGGTCTCTCCGGCCGCGGTACTGAAGGCCGCCGAGGCGACCTTAAACAAGCTTCCACAGGTGCAGGGATCTGGCTCCGCGCCCGAACAGATCTATGTGACGCAGCGCTTATCGCACGTGCTGACCCAGGCCGAACAGGAGATGCGAGGACTACACGATGAATACGTGAGCGTTGAGCATGTCCTTCTCGCGATGGTGGGAGAAGGGGGTATTTTTAGACAGCTCGGATTAACCCGCGATCGGCTGTTATCCGCGCTTCAACAAATACGGGGGAATCAACGGGTGACCAGTCAGGATCCTGAAAGCACCTATCAAGCGCTTGAAAAGTATGGTCGTGATCTCACCAGATTAGCCGGACAAGGCAAGCTGGACCCGGTTGTGGGACGGGATGAAGAAATCAGACGGGTGATTCAGATCCTGTCCCGACGGACGAAAAATAATCCGGTGCTCATTGGTGAGCCCGGGGTGGGGAAGACGGCGATTGTGGAGGGATTAGCCCAGCGAATTGTCAAAGGAGATGTGCCCGAAGGCCTGAAGCACAAACGCCTCATCGTGCTGGACATGGGAGCCTTGATCGCTGGAGCCAAGTATCGTGGGGAATTCGAGGAGCGCCTCAAGGCGGTCCTTAAGGAGGTCCTGTCGGGCCATGGGCAGATTTTGATGTTCATCGATGAGTTGCACACCGTCGTTGGGGCGGGCGCAGCTGAAGGCGCGATGGATGCGGCCAACATTCTCAAACCCATGCTGGCCCGTGGTGAACTGCATATGATCGGGGCGACTACACTCGATGAGTACCGCAAGCATATTGAAAAGGATGCTGCGCTCGAACGCCGGTTTCAGCCGGTCTTGATCGGTGAACCGACGGTTGAGGACACGATCTCGATCCTACGAGGGCTCAAAGAGCGATACGAAATCCACCACGGTGTGCGTATCAAAGATGCCGCACTGATCGCAGCCACCCGATTATCGCACCGATATATTACAGACCGTTTCTTGCCAGACAAGGCCATTGACCTCATGGATGAGGCGGCCGCGCGCCTCCGGACTGAGATCGACAGTCTGCCGGCAGAGTTGGATGAGATCTCGCGGAAGGTTCTGCAGTTGGAGATTGAGCGGGAGGCCCTCCGCAAGGAAACCGACCCCGCCAGCCGTGCACGATTAGAGGCGCTCGAAGAGGAGCTGGCCGAAAAGGTGCGCGATCGGGATGTGCTGAAGACCCACTGGGAAACAGAGAAAGTTTCTGTCGGTCGCCTGCATAAGCTTCGGCAACAGATCGAAGGCATGAAACAGGAGATGGAACGGGCCGAGCGGGCGTACGACCTGAATCGAGTCGCAGAATTGCGGTATGGCGAATTGCCAAAGCTGGAGCGGCAACTCACCGCAGAGGAGCAGCACCTGGCGAAGAAGCAAAACGGACACCGGTTGCTGAAGGAGGAAGTGGATGAAGAGGACATTGCGGAGGTCGTCAGCCGCTGGACCGGCATTCCCGTCGCTCGTCTGGTGCTAGGTGAGATGGAGAAACTGCTGCATCTGCAGGACCTCTTGCACAAGCGTGTGGTCGGTCAGGAGGAGGCGGTTCGAGCTGTTGCAGATGCTGTGATACGTGCTCGGTCGGGGATCAAGGATCCTTCCCGGCCGATCGGCTCATTTCTGTTCCTCGGTCCAACCGGCGTTGGAAAAACAGAGCTCGGCCGCGCCTTGGCTGCCACACTCTTCGATGATGAAGCGAATCTCATTCGCATTGATATGTCTGAATATATGGAGAAACACACCGTCGCTCGGCTCATCGGCGCTCCGCCCGGCTATGTAGGGTATGAGGAAGGCGGCCAACTCACTGAGGCGGTCCGGCGTCGTCCATTTTCCGTGGTTCTGTTCGACGAAATCGAAAAGGCGCACCATGACGTGTTCAACATGTTGCTCCAGGTGATGGATGACGGCCGACTCACCGACTCGCATGGCCGCACCGTGGATTTCAAGAATACAGTACTCATCATGACCTCGAACATCGGAAGTCAGGACATCCTGGAGGCCCAGCAGCGACAGGTGCCGTATGAGGAGATGAAGAAGGTGGCCATGTCCGACCTTCGCCGGCTCTTCAGGCCAGAATTTTTGAACCGCGTTGATGAGACGGTGGTGTTCCATCCACTCTCCACGGCGCAGTTGGTCGCGATTGTGGACATCCAATTGGCTCGCTTGGAAAAGCGTTTGGCCGAGCGGAGGATTGCTCTTGAACTCACGGCTCAGGCGAAGGCTGACCTCGCTCAACGCGGCTATGATCCCGTGTACGGTGCGCGCCCACTGAAGCGATTAATCCAGCAGGATCTTGAAACACCGATCGGTTATGCACTCGTGAAGGGGGAGCTACGAGACGGCGATATGGCTCATGTGGACTTCAAAGACGGGAAGATCGTGCTGATTCCAACGGTCCGGCCTCAAGTCGCGTAA
- the ppsA gene encoding phosphoenolpyruvate synthase produces the protein MAVVTHAVSSIRWFEEIGIEDIPLVGGKNASLGEMYRELAPQGVKVSNGFAITADAYREFLRGTKLDRTIEEILQSLNTQDLANLRQRGRHVREAILAAKLPAHLQQAISEAYVRLSGGSHDLVDVAVRSSATAEDLPDASFAGQQETYLNVQGPQALLDACKRCFASLFTDRAISYRVDKEFGHLKIALSIGVQRMVRSDLATSGVMFSIDTETGFKDAVLINAAYGLGENVVQGAVNPDEYYVFKPTLKQGFRPILQKMMGTKEFKLIYDVGGGKMVKNVPVPPDDRVRFAMGDDDILTLARWACVIEDHYSAKKGRPSPMDMEWAKDGHTGELFILQARPETVQSQKDCDTIETYRLRQRGQALVKGRSVGEKIASGPVRVIKSAQYLQQFKEGEVLVTDKTDPDWEPIMKKAAAIVTNRGGRTCHAAIVSRELGLAAVVGTEKGTEVLKDGQMVTVSGAEGDIGIVYEGKLAFDVDRVILKGLQRPNTKVMMNVGNPEEVFSLSVIPNDGVGLAREEFIISTYIKAHPLALLDYDRLDDIAVKAEIDRVSVGHPDKPQFFVDKLAEGVAMIAAAFYPKDVIVRLSDFKSNEYANLIGGRRYEPTEENPMLGFRGASRYYNPRYQAGFALECTAMKKVREEMGLINVKLMIPFCRTVEEGRLVLAEMEKHGLKRGEKGLEVYVMCEIPSNVILAEQFAEVFDGFSIGSNDLTQLLLGVDRDSEIIAYLFDERNQAVKSMVASVIKVAKAKGRKIGICGQAPSDYPDFAKFLVEQGIDSISLNPDAVMKTTAMILELEQSV, from the coding sequence ATGGCAGTGGTCACGCATGCCGTGTCGTCGATCCGCTGGTTCGAAGAAATCGGCATTGAGGATATTCCGCTCGTCGGAGGAAAAAACGCCTCGCTGGGTGAGATGTACCGCGAACTTGCACCCCAGGGAGTTAAGGTGTCGAACGGGTTTGCCATTACCGCAGACGCCTATCGAGAGTTTCTCCGAGGGACGAAGCTGGATAGGACAATCGAAGAGATTCTTCAAAGCCTAAATACGCAGGACCTCGCCAATTTGCGGCAGCGAGGTCGGCACGTGCGGGAAGCGATTCTCGCAGCGAAGCTACCGGCACACCTCCAGCAGGCAATCTCCGAAGCGTACGTTCGGCTCAGCGGCGGGAGTCACGATCTTGTGGACGTGGCGGTCCGGAGCAGTGCGACAGCCGAAGATCTCCCGGATGCGAGCTTCGCTGGCCAGCAGGAAACTTACCTCAATGTCCAAGGACCTCAGGCGTTGCTGGACGCGTGCAAACGGTGTTTTGCCTCGCTGTTTACCGATCGTGCCATTTCGTACCGAGTGGACAAGGAGTTCGGCCATCTGAAGATCGCGTTGTCCATCGGCGTACAACGAATGGTCCGCTCCGATCTGGCGACGTCAGGCGTTATGTTTTCCATCGATACCGAAACGGGATTCAAGGATGCCGTCTTGATCAACGCGGCCTATGGCTTGGGAGAAAATGTGGTCCAGGGTGCGGTGAATCCGGACGAGTACTACGTATTTAAGCCGACCCTGAAGCAAGGCTTCCGTCCGATTCTGCAGAAAATGATGGGAACCAAGGAGTTTAAGCTCATCTATGATGTGGGTGGTGGGAAAATGGTCAAAAACGTCCCGGTGCCTCCGGACGACCGCGTCCGGTTTGCCATGGGTGATGATGACATTCTCACACTCGCGCGGTGGGCCTGCGTGATTGAGGACCACTACAGTGCAAAGAAGGGCCGGCCGAGTCCGATGGACATGGAGTGGGCGAAGGACGGGCATACCGGCGAATTGTTCATACTCCAAGCGCGACCGGAAACCGTGCAGTCGCAGAAAGACTGTGACACCATAGAGACCTACCGCTTGAGGCAACGAGGTCAAGCACTGGTGAAAGGGCGAAGTGTCGGGGAGAAGATTGCGTCAGGTCCGGTACGCGTGATCAAGAGTGCCCAGTATCTTCAGCAGTTCAAGGAAGGCGAAGTGTTGGTTACCGATAAGACCGATCCAGACTGGGAGCCGATCATGAAGAAAGCCGCTGCCATTGTAACCAACCGAGGTGGGCGCACCTGCCACGCCGCGATTGTCAGCCGTGAGTTGGGATTGGCAGCCGTGGTGGGGACTGAAAAGGGAACTGAAGTGCTGAAGGACGGACAGATGGTCACTGTGTCAGGTGCCGAGGGAGATATCGGGATCGTCTATGAAGGCAAACTGGCCTTCGACGTGGACCGTGTCATCCTCAAGGGCCTGCAACGTCCCAACACGAAGGTCATGATGAATGTCGGGAACCCAGAGGAAGTGTTCAGCTTGTCGGTTATCCCCAATGACGGCGTCGGCCTCGCACGGGAAGAGTTCATCATCAGTACATACATCAAAGCTCATCCTCTGGCATTGCTGGACTATGACCGACTTGACGACATTGCGGTGAAGGCCGAGATCGATCGGGTGTCCGTGGGCCATCCGGACAAGCCGCAGTTCTTTGTCGACAAGCTCGCCGAGGGCGTGGCGATGATCGCGGCGGCCTTCTATCCCAAAGACGTTATTGTGCGGCTCAGTGACTTCAAGTCTAATGAGTACGCCAACCTCATCGGGGGGAGGCGATATGAACCCACCGAGGAAAATCCCATGCTTGGTTTCCGCGGTGCGTCTCGTTACTACAACCCACGGTATCAGGCGGGCTTTGCCCTGGAGTGCACAGCGATGAAGAAGGTGCGGGAAGAGATGGGACTGATCAATGTTAAACTCATGATTCCGTTCTGCCGTACGGTGGAGGAAGGACGTCTGGTCCTTGCAGAAATGGAGAAGCACGGCCTCAAGCGCGGCGAGAAAGGTCTTGAGGTCTATGTCATGTGCGAAATCCCTAGTAATGTCATTCTTGCTGAACAGTTCGCCGAGGTGTTTGACGGTTTTTCGATCGGCTCCAATGACCTGACCCAGCTCCTGCTCGGTGTGGATCGAGATTCGGAAATCATAGCGTACCTCTTTGATGAGCGAAATCAGGCGGTGAAGTCTATGGTTGCCAGCGTCATCAAAGTTGCGAAGGCGAAGGGGAGAAAGATAGGGATCTGTGGTCAGGCCCCTAGTGATTATCCGGACTTCGCAAAGTTTTTGGTTGAGCAAGGCATTGATAGCATCTCGCTTAATCCCGACGCGGTGATGAAAACCACCGCCATGATTCTGGAACTAGAACAGTCTGTGTGA
- a CDS encoding DnaJ domain-containing protein, translating into MEFKDYYKLLEIERTATADDIKSAYRKLARKYHPDVSKEPQAEARFKEIGEAYEVLQDPEKRAAYDQLGNHWRAGQEFTPPPDWAAGFEFTPGGASMADGTDYSDFFSALFGNFSRHSASTRAHGDDHHAKIFIALEDAFHGGTHTITLRSPQMNAQGQLVLRERSLNIQIPKGIRAGQHIRLARQGAPGANGMPAGDLYLEIFFHPHPLYHLQGPDLMLSLPLAPWEAALGATVKAPTPTGVLEVKIPPGSQSGRKLRLKGRGIPGEPAGDLYLVLEVVLPTADTESARQIYHTMARELAFNPRQALGV; encoded by the coding sequence ATGGAATTCAAGGACTACTACAAGCTACTCGAGATTGAGCGCACGGCGACGGCCGACGACATCAAAAGCGCATATCGCAAACTGGCACGAAAATATCATCCGGACGTAAGTAAAGAGCCGCAAGCGGAAGCGCGCTTTAAGGAAATCGGCGAGGCTTACGAAGTGCTTCAAGACCCGGAGAAGCGCGCCGCCTACGATCAACTTGGCAATCACTGGCGGGCAGGGCAAGAATTTACCCCTCCGCCAGACTGGGCTGCGGGCTTTGAGTTCACCCCCGGCGGCGCTTCCATGGCGGATGGCACAGACTATAGCGACTTCTTCTCCGCCCTTTTCGGCAACTTCTCGCGTCACAGCGCCTCCACCCGCGCTCATGGCGATGACCATCATGCCAAGATCTTCATTGCTCTTGAAGACGCGTTTCACGGGGGAACACACACGATCACCCTGCGCTCACCCCAGATGAATGCGCAAGGTCAGCTGGTACTTCGGGAGCGGTCGCTCAACATACAGATTCCTAAAGGCATCCGTGCAGGCCAGCACATCCGACTGGCGCGGCAAGGCGCGCCAGGTGCCAACGGAATGCCCGCCGGAGACCTCTATCTCGAGATCTTTTTCCATCCCCACCCTCTGTACCACTTACAAGGCCCCGACCTGATGCTCTCATTGCCGCTTGCACCGTGGGAAGCGGCGCTCGGAGCCACGGTCAAGGCGCCAACCCCGACCGGTGTGCTTGAAGTCAAAATTCCCCCCGGCTCGCAAAGCGGACGAAAGCTAAGACTTAAGGGACGGGGCATCCCCGGCGAACCGGCGGGCGATCTTTATCTTGTCCTAGAAGTGGTTCTTCCGACAGCGGATACGGAGTCGGCACGACAGATCTATCACACCATGGCACGGGAACTGGCCTTCAATCCGCGCCAAGCACTGGGAGTCTAA
- a CDS encoding MerR family transcriptional regulator: MDREEELLTGSVIGDEGVLSIEELARVCSAEPQWIIELVAMGVLKPQGTETSRWRFRGTDLSCACRVARLQRDFNASLDAAAVMLDLLTQIEQLRARLTRAGLDVEWACSTSDEGERDSSCRS, encoded by the coding sequence ATGGATAGGGAGGAGGAGCTTCTGACAGGAAGCGTGATCGGGGATGAGGGGGTGCTGTCGATCGAGGAGTTGGCGAGAGTCTGTAGCGCGGAGCCGCAGTGGATCATAGAATTGGTGGCCATGGGGGTGCTGAAGCCGCAAGGTACTGAGACCTCGCGCTGGCGATTCCGTGGGACGGATCTCAGCTGTGCCTGCCGGGTTGCCCGTCTCCAACGGGATTTTAATGCCAGTCTCGACGCGGCCGCAGTGATGCTCGATCTGCTCACTCAGATCGAACAGTTGCGCGCTCGACTGACGCGGGCTGGCCTGGATGTGGAATGGGCCTGCAGCACAAGTGATGAGGGGGAGCGTGACTCATCATGCCGCTCTTAA
- a CDS encoding helix-turn-helix transcriptional regulator, translated as MESNEAVAAFDALSQETRLRVFRLLVEYGQAGTPAGTLSETLGIPHNTLSFHLAHMSHAGLVLSQREGRSIIYRANFEFFTDLIRYMVKDCCRMEFASIREDKKRGCSVIEMPSYCPPKGKEKTR; from the coding sequence ATGGAAAGCAATGAAGCCGTAGCCGCGTTTGACGCTCTTTCGCAGGAAACCCGCTTGCGGGTGTTCCGCTTGCTGGTGGAATACGGACAGGCTGGGACACCAGCCGGAACGCTGAGCGAGACGCTCGGTATTCCCCATAACACCCTCTCCTTTCATTTAGCGCACATGAGCCATGCCGGGCTTGTCCTCTCGCAGCGGGAAGGCCGCTCCATTATTTACAGGGCGAATTTTGAGTTCTTCACTGACCTCATACGCTACATGGTGAAGGATTGTTGCCGCATGGAATTTGCCAGCATCCGCGAGGATAAAAAACGCGGCTGTTCTGTGATCGAAATGCCAAGCTATTGTCCGCCTAAAGGAAAGGAGAAAACCCGATGA
- a CDS encoding VOC family protein, with product MKRLHIHIGVENIEQAIPFYSALFGAAPVKTKADYAKWLLDDPRVNFAVSTRASKKGVDHLGIQVDDTGELDELRGRMKSAALPVFDEGETVCCYAKSDKTWVQDPAGVAWETYRTMEDAQIFAEKPVSPESACCTPETMGTPNCCEPSENTAGCCG from the coding sequence ATGAAACGCCTGCACATCCATATCGGTGTAGAAAATATTGAGCAAGCCATCCCCTTTTACAGTGCCCTCTTTGGTGCCGCTCCGGTGAAGACCAAAGCCGACTATGCGAAGTGGCTGCTCGATGACCCGCGCGTGAATTTTGCGGTTTCGACCCGCGCCAGCAAGAAGGGTGTCGACCATCTCGGGATTCAAGTTGATGACACTGGCGAGCTGGATGAATTACGCGGACGGATGAAAAGCGCAGCGTTGCCCGTGTTTGATGAAGGTGAAACGGTCTGTTGCTATGCCAAGTCCGATAAAACTTGGGTGCAAGACCCTGCGGGCGTGGCATGGGAAACCTACCGGACGATGGAAGACGCCCAGATTTTTGCTGAGAAACCCGTTAGCCCAGAAAGTGCCTGCTGCACACCGGAAACGATGGGCACGCCGAATTGCTGCGAGCCTTCCGAGAACACAGCGGGATGTTGCGGCTGA